Proteins from a genomic interval of Anolis sagrei isolate rAnoSag1 chromosome 1, rAnoSag1.mat, whole genome shotgun sequence:
- the LOC132760829 gene encoding popeye domain-containing protein 3-like isoform X3, which translates to MDDQSNIAATGDNTSIWDSLIFAHPVCVNWKSEAEGSIYHLASILFIIGYMGGSGFFGLLYIYFLLGLGFLCSSVWSWLDVCAADIFSWNFILFVVCFVQFIYVTYQLRSVAFDQEFQELYSALFQPLGISLTVFRKIVLCCDEEVITLEKEHCYAMQGKTPIDKLSLLLSGRIRVTVDGEFLHYIFPLHFLDSPEWDSLRPTEEGIFQVTLTAETDCRYITWRRKKLYLLFAKHRFIARLFSNLIGNDIAEKLYALNDRVILSKGFRYDIRLPNFYHISTPDTPKRRPGGQLQNNSRQH; encoded by the exons ATGGATGATCAATCTAACATTGCAGCTACAGGAGACAACACAAGCATTTGGGACAGCTTGATATTTGCACATCCTGTCTGTGTAAACTGGAAGTCAGAAGCAGAAGGATCTATCTATCACTTAGCAAGTATTTTGTTTATTATTGGCTACATGGGCGGAAGTGGGTTTTTTGGCTTGCTCTATATCTACTTTTTACTCGGACTGGGTTTTCTCTGCTCATCTGTCTGGTCTTGGCTAGATGTCTGTGCAGCTGAtattttctcctggaatttcatCCTGTTTGTGGTATGCTTCGTACAGTTTATTTATGTAACCTACCAACTCCGGAGTGTGGCCTTTGACCAAGAATTCCAGGAGCTCTACAGTGCTCTGTTCCAGCCTCTGGGAATATCACTGACTGTTTTCAGGAAGATTGTCTTGTGCTGTGATGAAGAGGTCATTACGCTGGAGAAAGAGCACTGTTACGCCATGCAAGGCAAAACACCAATTGATAAACTTTCTTTGCTTCTGTCAGGAAG GATCAGAGTGACAGTGGATGGTGAATTTCTGCATTACATTTTTCCACTTCATTTTCTGGATTCACCTGAATGGGATTCATTGAGACCCACAGAAGAAGGCATTTTTCAG GTAACTCTCACAGCAGAAACAGACTGTCGATACATAACCTGGAGGAGAAAAAAGTTGTATTTACTCTTTGCGAAACACCGATTCATTGCACGTCTCTTTTCAAATCTCATTGGGAATGATATTGCTGAGAAGCTTTATGCTTTGAATGACAGAGTGATCCTGAGCAAAGGATTTCGCTATGACATCCGTTTACCAAATTTCTATCATATATCAACACCAGATACACCTAAAAGACGACCTGGAGGCCAGTTACAGAACAATTCAAGACAACATTAA